The Thermococcus henrietii genome segment GGATGTTCTCAGCCACCACCGCGAAGCCCCTTCCGTGCTCTCCGCTCCTCGCGGCCTCTATTGCGGCGTTGAGAGCCAAAAGGTTCGTCTGCTCCGCGATGTTGCCGATGACCTCGACGATTTCGCCAATTCTGCGTGAGTGCTCGACGAGTAGCGACAGGGCCTTCTCCATATCCTGGTTGACCTCGTTGATGCTCGCGACGTTCAAAGCCACGTTGTCGGAAATCTGCTTGCCCTTCTCAGCCATGTTAGCCGTTTCGAGGGCGTAATCGGTCAGCGCCTGAGCTTGGGTGTTCATTTCCTCTATGCCCGCCGTAAGTGTCTGGATGTAGTCCCCGAGCTCTGCCACGCGGGAGCGCTCCTCTTGGATGAGCGTGAGCAGACCGTTGGAGTCAAGGGAAACCCCAAAGTCCGCGCTCTCCAGAAGCGACGTTGCCTTCTCGTCGGCGTTCTTGAGCTCTTCAAGGACATCACGAACTTCCTTCGGAACGCCTACCCTCTCAATCCTGACCTCCCTCTTTGACTTGGCTTTCTCAGCTATGCGGAGAAGACGGGAAGCGGTTTCCGAATCAAAGCCCTCAAGGGGGACGTGCTCTCCATCGATGAGCCTCTCAAGAACGTCGAGGAGGTCTTCCCTTCTGGGACTGGAAGAGAGGTAGAGTCCAACGACCAGAGCAGTGCCGATGCCCGCTATTGCACCCACCGCTAGAGAAACCGCAGAACCCGCGAGCGTGACCACTGGAACCGATAGCACCGAGGCGAGAGTTACTGACCTGCCCATGGGCGCACCCCCTGACTGGTACTTATTGTCACTTCAGGGATAAAAGACTTTCGTATGTATGTAATAACCAAAGCTACGAGTCACCATAATAACCCTTGGATTCGTAACGACCTGCGTATGCACCTACACAACCATCTACACTAAAGGCTTTTTACGAGAAAAAGCCCATAAACTTGTAGGGAATTTCGTTGAGCCCCCAACGGGCTCGCCTTCATCCCGGACATTCACCAAGGTGAGTGAGCCGTATGATGGACTACAAGGACCCCGGCTACCTGAAGATTAAGGAGGAGCTCTTTCGGCACCTCAAGGTTAGCAGTGACGCCTACAAGGATTCATACCTCATGCGAAGAATACGCGCGAGGATGAGAAAGCTGGGGATTACGAACTTCATGGAGTATTACCGCCTGATTAGGACCAACAAAAAGGAGCTAGACGAACTGCTCCTGACGGTGGCCATAAACGTGACCGAGTTCTTCCGGGACCCCGTCGTGTGGAAGACCTTCGAGAGAAAGGTCATACCCGAGCTCGTGAAGATAAAGAGGGAACAACACAGCTCCTCGCTCAAGATATGGAGCGCGGCCTGCTCCACGGGACAGGAGCCCTACTCAATAGCGATGACCCTCTACGAGGCCCTTGGAGAGAACCTCGGCGGCTTCAGGGTGCAGATACTCGCGACCGACATAGACAGGGAAGCCCTTGCAGTCGCGATGCGCGGCGAATACCCGGTTGACGTCGTTGAGAAGCAGGTTCCGAGGCACATGATACCTAAGTACTTCACGAGGGTCAGCGACGAGCGCTACCGCGTCTCACCGAAGGTGAAGAGGCTCGTTAAGTTCCAGCAGTTCAACCTCTTCAGCCCGAGGTATCCAACGGGTTTCGACGTCATATTCATCCGCAACGTGCTGATTTACATCAAGAGGGAGGCGCAGGAGGAGATATTTGCCAAGCTGTACGACTCCCTCGAAGACCACGGTTTCCTGATTCTGGGTAAAACCGAGACGATACTCGGAAACGCGGCAAAGCTGTTCAAATTGTACGACCTCGTCGCGAGGATTTATCGCAAGAACCTGGAGGTGAAGAAGCATGGCTCGGGTTTTGGTCGTAGATGACGCCGCCTTTATGCGCATGCTCCTGAAGAAGATACTGACCCAGGGCGGCCACCAGGTGGTTGGCGAAGCCAGCAACGGAAAGGAGGCCGTTCAGAAATACCAGGAGCTCAAGCCCGACGTGGTAACGATGGACATAGTCATGCCGGAGATGGACGGAATAACGGCCGTCCGCGAGATAAAGAAAATCGACCCCAACGCCAAGATAATCATGATTACCGCCGTCGGGCAGGAGAGCAAGGTCATGGAAGCCCTCAAGGCCGGCGCCTCTGGATACATCGTCAAGCCCTTCCAGGCCCCGAAGGTGCTTGAGGAAATCAACCGCGTACTGTCGAGTTAGGGTGAGTGATGATGCCCCTGAGCTCACCCAAGAAAAAGATTAGGGTACTCGTCGTTGATGACTCCGCCTTCATGCGCAAGATACTCAGGGATATAATCAACTCCGACCCCGAGCTAGAAGTCTGTTGCGAAGCCCGTGATGGAATCGAGGCCATAAACATGGTCAAGCTCCACAAGCCCGACGTGGTAACGCTCGACATTGAGATGCCACGAATGAACGGCCTCGACGCCCTCAGGGTTATAATGAAGCAGAGCCCGACGCCGGTAATCATGGTGAGCGCACTCACGCAGGAGGGGGCCGAGGCAACGATAAAGGCCCTCGAGTACGGGGCGATTGACTTCATCCCCAAGCCCAGCTCTTCCATTTCCCTCAGCATGAAGGAGATGAAGGACGAGATAATCGCGAAAATCAAGGAGGCAGCGAAGGTTCCAAGGAGATTCCTTGAGCTCAAGAGGACGAGACTGCTGAGGGCCCAGAAGAGCAAGGTCAAGAGGAAAGGGGTTCCCGCGAGGATTGCGGTTGCAATGGCGGCCTCAACCGGTGGACCGCAGTCCCTCCTCAAGGTTTTCCCCAAGTTCCCCGAGCACCTCGGCGCGGCAATCCTGCTCGTCCAGCACATGCCCCCCGGCTTCACGAAGTCCTTCGCCAAGAGGCTCGACAGCGTCAGCAAGCTCAACGTGAAGGAGGCGGAAGACGGCGAGCCCATCGAGGAGGACTGGGCCTACGTTGCACCGGGCGACTACCACATGGAGGTCGAGCTGAGGCGCGGAAAGCCCGTGATAACCCTCAACAAGAAGCCGAAGATACACGGTGTAAGGCCTGCCGCCGACCCGATGATGATTACCGCCGCGGAGGTCTTCGGCAGGAGAACCGTCGGCGTCGTCATGACGGGAATGGGACGAGACGGGGCCCAGGGAATAGTCGCCATCAAGAAGAAGGGCGGAATCACCATCGCGCAGGACAAGGAGACCTCGATAATCTACGGAATGCCAAAGGCGGCCGCCGAGACGGGCATGGTTGACTACATCGTGCCGCTCGATAAAATCGCCGACACCGTTGTGATGGCAGTGAACAAGATAAAGCGGGGTGGTGGCGGTGGAGGACCTTTCACAGTACCTTGATGAGTTCCTCGCCGACGCGAGGGATAGGATAGACAGCCTCAGCAACGCCATACTCACGCTGGAGAAGATAGTCAAGGAAGGTGGCAGTGAGGAAGAGAAGAAGGCAATGATAGACCAGATTTTCCGCGACGCCCACACGCTCAAGGGTACGGCCGCGACGATGGGCTTCATGAAGCTCAGCGAAGTGGCCCACAAGATGGAGAACCTCTTCGACCTCGTCAGGAGCGGTAAGATTGAGCCAACTCCCGAGCTTATAGACGTTCTCCTCGAATTTCTCGACATAATAGAGGCGATGGTCGACAACATCGAGGAGACCGGGGAGGAGGGCGACTTCGACGTTGACGAGCTCTTCGAAAAGGCCCAGAAGTTCTTCGACCAGGCGGGGGCAGGCGGTGGAAAGAAGGAAGAGGAAAAGGAGGGGAAAGAGGAGAAAGCCCCCGAAGAGGGAGAATCTGAAGAAGCTGGGGCGCCAGAAGCTCCCCCCGCCGGCAACCGCTACCTCGTGAAGGTCTACTTCCAGAAGGACGCCCCCCTGAGGGGGGTCAGGGCTTTTCTCATTCTCTCCGACCTGGAGGAGCTTGGAGTCGTCGTCGAGACCAACCCCGAGAGGAAGGTCATCGAGGACGGAAAGGCAGACGTTGATGTGCTCGAGTTCGTCATAGAGACCGAAGAGGACCCGGAGAAGATTAAAACAGTCGTTTCTCGGCATCCCGAGGTTGAGAAGGTCGAGGTTCAGACGCTCGGCGGCGAGACAGTTGCGAGCGGAGAGGGCGCAAAGGTTGAGGGAGGAGAAAAGAAATACGAGGTCACCGTTTACCTCCAGAAGGACGCCCCACTCAAAGGTGTTCGCTCTTATCTCGTTCTCCAGGACCTTCAGAAGGTTGGCCTCGTTGAGAAGACCGAACCAAATGAGATTGACATCCAGAACGGCGAGCTGATTGACGGTTACTACTTCAGGGTCATTCTGAGGACGAACCTCAACAAGGAGGACATAGTTAAGATAATCACCAAGCACCCGGACGTCGAGAGCGCCGACGTTAGGGAAGTAGGAGAGGGCGCTCCGGCCCAGGCCCAGCCCAAAGCCGAAAAGAAGGAGGCGAAAAAGGAAGAGAAGGCCGAAAAGAAAGGGAAAAAGGCCATAAAAGGCCCGATAAAGACGCCAAAGGTCAAGATTTCCAAGATAATCAAGGTGGACGTGGGGCACCTAGACAGGCTGATGAACCTCGTCGGTGAGCTCGTCATCACCAAGGGAAGGCTTGAGCAGATAGCGGAGAGGCTCGGCGACAGGGAGCTTCTCGAGACGCTGTCAACGCTCTCAAGGCTCCTCACCGAGCTGCAGGACGAGATAATGGAGATGCGTCTCACACCGGTCGCAGAGGTCTTCAACAAGTTCCCGAGGATGGTCCGTGAGCTCGCGAGGAAGATGGGCAAGGAAGTTGAGTTCATCATCGAGGGAGCGGACATCGAGGTTGACAGGACGATACTCGACAAGCTCGGTGACGTTCTCGTCCACCTCCTCAGGAACGCCATAGACCACGGCATTGAGCCACCGGAGGAGCGCGAGAAGCTCGGCAAGCCGAGGGCGGGAAGGCTTGAGCTCATAGCAAAGCGCGAGAGGAGCCACGTCGAAATAATCGTCAGGGACGACGGAAGGGGGATAGACCCTGAGAAGATTAAGAGGAAGGCCGTGGAGAAGGGCCTCATAACCCCGGAGCAGGCCGCGGAGATGAGCGACGAGGAGGCGATAAACCTAATCTTCCTGCCGGGCTTCAGCACCAAGGACCAGGTCACGGACGTTTCTGGAAGAGGAGTTGGTATGGACGTCGTCAAGGAGGTCGTCAAGAGCCTCAACGGAAGCATAGCCGTTTACAGCGAGGTCGGAAAGGGAACGACCTTCGTGCTCAAGCTGCCCGTGAGCATGGCCATCATCCAGGCGCTCCTCATCAAGGTGCAGGACGAGGTCTACGCGGTTCCGATAAACAACATCCTTGAGAGCATCGAGATAAAGCGCGAGAACCTCAAGAGCATCGGCGGAAAGGAGGTCATAGTTCTCCGCGGTGAGATTATACCTGTCATAATGCTCCACGAGCTCTTCGGCCTGCCGATGCCCGAGCTTGAGGAGTTCCCGGCCTTGGTTGTTGACCTCGGCGCCCAGAAGGTGGCCATAGGAGTTGACGAGCTTCTCCACAAGAAGGACATCGTCATCAAGAGCCTCGGCAAGATGCTCTCGCACATCAGCGGCTTCGCAGGAGCGACCATACTCGGTGACGGTAGCGTCGTGCTGATTATCGAGATTAACGGTCTCCTCGGAGGTGGGCGTGGTGGAATCTGAGAACTACGAGGAGTACATAAAGAACCTCGACGAGGTCGCAAAGAGCGCGCTGGTCGAGACCTTCAACATAGGTGCCTCCAGGGCGGCTGACGCGCTCAGCGAGATGACAGGTTTGACGGTGAACATCACGGTTCCGGAGATAGAGATAACCTCCATCAAGTCCGTCCCAGAGAAGGTCGGTGAGGACGTTAAGGTGGCAGTCTACATACAGCTCAGCGGGGGCTTCGAGGGCCACGCGTTCTTTTTCCTCGACTTTGAGGATGCTCTCAGGATATTCGACCTCATGATGGGCCAAGAACCCGGGACGACGACCGAGTTTGACGATATGGTTGCGTCGGCCGTCATGGAGATGGGAAACATCCTAATCTCTGCCTTCGCCAACGCCCTCAGCGAGTTTCTCGGAACGGAAATCAACCAGACGCCGCCGGACATTGCGATTGACTTCACCCCAGCGATACTGGACTTCGCGCTGGCCGACGTTGCCCAGCACTGCGACTACACGATGCTCCTCAAAACCGAGATGAAGATTGAGGGAATAGAGTTCAAGGAGCACTTCACGATTATCCCGCATCCGGCCTCGATGAAGAAGATTGTTGATACCCTGCTGGGGGGATTCGTATGAGCGGGCACAAGAACTGGTTTTCGGAGTGGTATCAGGACATATTTAGGGAAGCCTCCAACATAGCGATGAGCCACGCTCTCACGGCGCTCTCGAACATGATAGGCGAGATAGAGATGGAGCCCCCGACCGTCAGCGTAATTCCCAGGGCAAAGTTCCTCCACGAGCTCGCAAGCAAGGGAATAACGAACAGTTTCGTTGTGATGTTCGACATAACCGAGGGGCTCAGCGGTTTGACGATACTCCAGTTCCCCAAGGAGAGTGCCAAAGCGCTCGTCATGACGCTCCTTGGAATGGACCCCGGCGACGAGGGAATAGACGAGATGGGACGCTCGGCGATAATGGAGATAGGCAACATACTGATTTCGGTTTACACGGACATCCTCGCCAAGCTCATTGAGGAGCCGGTGTCGCTGAGCCCGCCAAAGCCAGCCGAGAGCCTCTACGACGTTGAAAAGGAGCTGTCAAGGCCCGACCTCAGGGATGTCACCGAGGTCATAATGTTCAAGACACGCTTCTATCAGAAGGACACGGGAATAGAGAGCCTGTTCTACCTTGTGCCAACCAAAGACGCCTTTGACAAGCTCGTCGGCAAGCTTGAGGCCCAGGTGAAGGACATCGAGCCCGAGATACCGCCCGAAGAGACGATAGAGCCCGGGGAAGAGGTAGGGGAGAGCAAGGTTGAGGAAACCACCGAAAGCCCCCAGGAGGAAGCCCAGGAAAGCACCACGGAAGGTTCCGAGCCTACAATCAACGAGCAGACAGAGGGTTGAACCTTGCCGATGGAGATAAAGGTCGGCATCGGCGACTACGCGGTCGGCAAGAAGGAGGGGATAATCAGCACCTACGGGTTAGGTAGCTGTGTCGGTATAACCCTCTACGACCGCCTAACCAAGGTTGGCGGTCTGCTCCACGCGCTCCTGCCGGAGGCGAGCTACTACGGCAACAAGGGAAACCCGGCCAAGTACGTCGATACCGGCCTGCAGTTGCTCATCAGGGACATCCAGAAGCTCGGCGGAAACCCGAGGAGGGCCGAGGCAAAGCTCTTCGGGGGGGCGCACATGTTCACCAACGTGACCAACGAGAAGCTGATGATAGGGCAGAGAAACGTCGAAGTGGCGAAGCGGGAGCTCAAGAAATACGGCATAAGACTGGTCGCGGAGGACACAGGCGGAAAGGGCGGAAGGACGATTTACCTCGACCTATCAACGGGTAAAGTCAGGATGAGGAAGGTTTCAGGTGGAAAAGTCATCGAGAAGATTTATTGAATCAGGAACACGAGGGGGTGATTCGATGAACTTCAGGACGAAAATTGTTGGTATCGTTGTCGTTTCGCTGTTCCTCGTGGCAGTGATAGCCAGCGCCATGATGCTGTACACGGGAAACCACACAAGCGACATAATCCAGCAGAAGCTAGCACCAGAGGTGGACTACCAGGCCAAGGAAATGACTATGGCGCAGGCAAACGCACTCGCGGAACAGTTCAGCGGGTTCTTCAGGGAGGTCGAAGCCCTCGGACGGGCCACGCAACAGCTCACCATAATATCGCTGAACGACCTGAACAAGACTGGGACGCCATTTGGAAGTCCCGGCTACGCTGAAAAGCTGAAGCCCCTGCTCCTCGAACGCTTTTCAACGATAGCCAAAGCGGAGCCAAAGCTCAGCGCGGTGTACTTCGGCGACGTGAACGGCAACATGTACATTTATCCTGAGCAGAAGCTTCCGGCCGGTTACGACCCGAGGAAGAGGCCGTGGTACCAGGAGGCAGTCCAGAAGAACGGACCGGTCTGGAGCCAGCCCTATCGCGACGCCTCAACCGGAAAGTGGGTCGTGACTTACGCCGTTCCAGTCTATTACAACGGTAAACTCGTTGGTGTCATTGGTCTGGATGTGTTCATAGACACGCTCGCAAAGGCCGTTACAAGCGTTAAGATAGGAAAAACGGGCTACGCGTACGTCGTCGGTCCAAACGGCCTGATATACATCCACCCCGACCCCCAGATTGAGATGAAGCTCAATGTCTTCAAAGAGCCCAGCCTCAAACCCGTCGCCGAGATAATCAAGAGCGGAGAACCAAACGCCACGACGATATACACATGGGAAGGGGTGCGCGCCGTCGCCGCGGGTGTTAAGATTCCCGAAACGGGATGGTACGTCTTCGCCAAGGTCCCAGTCAGCGAGATAAGTGCGGGCATAATAAAGGCGGTGGACGACACGAGGAAGACAACCCAGAGGGCGGCACTGTACATGACGCTCATAATCCTCGCGATATCCGCCGTTCTCGTTGGCGCCGCATACAAGATTACCCAGAGCTCGATAAAGCCCCTGGAGGAGCTCAAGCGCGTGGCGCAGGCTTTGGCTGAGGGCCGGCTGAGTGAGGTGAATAGGGAGCTTAAGAGGATTCGGTACTTGGAGGACGATGAGATTGGTGCGCTCATCAAGGCCTTCGAGGCCGTAGGAAAGGACCTCGTTGGAACCTTAAACACGATAGCGACAAAACTCGAACGCCTCGCCGAGGGTGATTTAAGCAACGGCCTCAGCATGGAGGCCAAGGGTGAACTCAAAGAAATCCTCGAAGACCTCAAAGACACCAACGAGAAACTCAAGGGACTAATCGGCGAAATAGTCAACGTTACCGACGAACTTGAAAAGAAGGCGAACACCCTCGCCCAGATTTCAAAGGATGTTACAGAGGCGATTAACCAGGTCAACGAGGCCGTTCAGCAGGTCAGCATTGAAGCGCAGAGACAGCAGGAGCACATCAACGAAATAACCGAGGGAATGCGCTTCGTTGCAGAAACCAGCGCCGAAAGCGTCAGGGCAATGGAGGAGTTCGAAGGAGCCGTTGGAGAGGTAGTGAACATCGCCAACGAAGGCAGGGAGAAGAGCGAGGTCTCGGCCCAGCAGATAGAGAGCATCCAGGAGACCATGAGCAAGATTGAGCACGCCGTTACAAAGGTCGCGGAGATGAGCAGGAGTATTGAGGAGATTACGGATGTGATTACGAATATTGCCGAGCAGACGAACCTCCTTGCCCTCAACGCGGCTATTGAGGCGGCTAGGGCTGGGGAAGCTGGTAGGGGTTTTGCCGTCGTTGCCCAGGAGATTAGGAAGCTTGCCGAGGAGAGCAAGCAGGCTGCAGACAACATCAAGAACATAATCGACCAAATAACCACCGAAATCAGGGACGCAGTGGAGAGCACGGAGAAGGGCGTTGAAGTGGTTGGCGAGAGTGCCGAGACCCTCAGGGAGACGATAACCTACCTCGGCAACATCGCCGACCTCCTCCAGGAGGCCAGTGGTCGGATGGGTGAGGTGAAGGAGCAGATTATCCGCACGCAGGAGGAGGTTGATAAGGCGTTGCGTGCTTTGGAGAATTTGGCTGCGAGTGCTGAAGAAACTACAGCCAGTGCTGAGGAGGTTAGTTCTGCCGTTGAAGAGCAGACTGCTGCCACTGAGGAGCTTGAGAGGGCCGCTAACGACTTGAAGAGAATCGTCGAACAACTCAGGGAAATCATCAGCAAATTCAAACTGTGACTTTCGTTGTTTCCCTTTCCCACTTTGAGGGGGTGAGAACGTGGACTGGGTAATGATTGCAGTCATCGCGGTCGTGGTGTTGCTCGGCATGGTGGTTACAGCGTACATCATCACCAACGCCATTAGCAACCAGATGGGAGAACTCTACGCGGCGCTGCTCGAGCGGGAGCTGAAGAGCGAGAGCCCCGCCCCGAAAAGGGAGGAGCCCAAGAGAGTCCCCAAGGAGGAGAAGAAGCAGATGAGCGTCTCGGGGGTTAACGAGGAGGAGCTCATCAAGAAGCTTCGCCAGGTCATCGACGAGAAAGTCCAGCGCGTCCTCGACGAGGCCAGGCACAAGAAGGAGAGGCTCCTCATGCTCCTCGACGTCGCGAGAGGCTACACCCTTGGATACATAAGCGAGGACGAGTACAACGCGTTCCTCATGAAGGTCCTTGCCGAGCTCGACGAGTTCAAGAAGCTCTGGCTTGCGCGCTTCCCGAGCCAGAAGGACAAGGAGAAGCTCAACCAGGTGATAGCGTACGTCGCGAGGACGAAGCTCCCGATTACGGTCAAGAGCAAGGACGGCAAGACGGCCGTTAAGCTCCCGCCGGAGGAAGCCCTTATAAGGATAACGAGTAGCATCAACAACGCTATAAACATCCTCGACGAAATGATATCCTCGCGCGGCGGGAACCCAGCGGTAACGCCCCTCGAGGTTAAGCTCTCGCAGGAGTGCGAGAAGCTCCGCGCGAAGGTTGAGAAGCTGGAGAAGCAACTCGAAGAGTACCAGGCCCTCACGTGAGGGCGGAAGGGATGAGCCATGGCCGTCACAGAAACCCGGGTCAAGGTAGCCATAATCTCGTCATGGAAGGGCTCTGGTAGGGTAAACTGGCGCGATGCCCTCGGGGTTATTCAGCACGATAGGCTTATTCTGAAGTATCTTCACATGGGGGAGGTCGTTGGCGAGGACAACTTCCCGTTCTCGTCCCTGACGGACCTGGCCGTGAACGTTCCCGACAACTATAAGCTCAACCCGGAGAAGGAGCACTTCGGGATGAAGTTCTACGTCCCCGGAAGGGGCGACCTCACGCTCATCCTGACGATAGGCGACAACCTGCTCATATACGACGAGAAGAAGTTTCAGGAGTTCGTCCACACGATTTTCGAGACGCTTATAAACGGAAAGGCCGTGAGACTACAGCTCGCGAGGATTAAGGGCGGAGCGATAAACATGGACTCCAAGTGGCAGGACGGTTCGCTGAGGATAGTCTCCGTCAAGTCCGCCAAGAAGGGAAAAACCGAGAGGAACATCGTGGTTCTCGACCCCGACATGAGGCCCATCCCGATATTCTCGGACGTTGAGGACATGGACGTCGAGGAAGTTGACATGGACGGTAAGAAGGTTCAGGCGTGGAAGATAAAGCACTTCTACGTGAGCGAGACCGTAACGTCCTACCTCTACATCCCCGAGAAGAAGACGAGGCTCTTCATCCTGCGCTACCTGCTCAAGTACATACCAGGCTACTTTGAGTTCATCATGAAGGTCTCGAAGGAGTTCCCAACGCTCCAGGCGGAGTTCAAGGAGGTAATGGAGAAAGAACTTAAAGAACTTGAAAGCCTCGACGAGACGGAGAAGCAAATACTCATGGCGCTCTACTCCGGTCTAAACCCGCTCGAGATACACCAGTTCCTCGGCCTCAGCGAGAGGGAAATCGAAGAAATCTACGACAGGATGATAGACAAGGGGCTCCTCAAGATAGTCATGATAAGGAAGGTCGTAGACCTCACGAGGGAAGGAAGAAAAATAGTGAACAAGCTAATCGAATACGGCCTCGTCTCTATGTGAACCTCCTCAGGAGTAGCACCGCAACGGCGAGGAGAACTATGAACCCAGGCCCGCATATCGAACTCTTCTGGCTTCCTTTCATTGCATCGACGTTGACCACGTAGAACGTTGAACTCGCGGTTCCAATTACCGCCTCGTTGCCCCTCACCGCTATGCTCCTAACGTAGCCCGTGTTCGGGAGCTCGCCGAGGGTCTTTCCGTCCTTCGGGTTGATGGCGTAGAGGTTTCCGACGCTGTAAACGTAGGTCGTTCCGTTCTCGGCCTTGCTCACGAACCTACCGGTTCCAGCCAAGAGAACGCCGTCGGTGTAGGCAAGGACCTTAACGCGGTAGGGGAACTTCCGCTCCCAAAGGGTTTTTCCGGAGGGCAGTTCAACGGCGACGAGCGTTCCGTTTTTGCCGTCGTAACCACTGACGTAAGCCGTATCGTTGAGAATCAGAATGTCTTCGGTGTAGAAGAGGCTCTCGTTGAGGAGCACCTTTCCACTCGGGGAGACCACGTAGAGACGGCCCTTGGAGTTGTCCCAGCCGGTTCCAAGGACCGCGTTGCCCTTCCAAACCTCCAAATCCCTGACCCAGTGACCGAAGCTCACGTTCCAGAGAAGCTTTCCTTGGCGGGAAATTCCGTAGAGCGAGCCGAACTGCCACTTTCCAACGTAGCCCGAGGGAAAGCCTGAGCTCGCGTAGATTACCCCCCCAACACGAATCCGGGTGAGCATGTCGTTGAAGGTGATGTTCCAGAGGGGGGTGAAGTTCCCGTTGAGCTTTACGGCGTAAACGTGACCCCTGTACGAGGTCCGGTTACCTGAGACGTAGAAGTCGCCGTCCACGAGGTAAGCGGTTTCCCCTGAGATTGCGAAGTCGTAGAGCTTGTTAAGGACGTCGTATGTGGCCACGACACGACCCAGGTTGTTGAACTTCAGGAGACCACCGAAGCTCCCCACGAGAAGACCTCCCCGAACGGGTACAAGCTTAACTGTGTAGCCGGAGGAGTTCTGCCACAGTTTGGTTCCGTTGAGCGAAAAAGCCGCGAGGTTACCCAGGTAGTAGATTTCAACGAGGCCCTTTGAACCCACCACCTGTCTGTAGGAGCAGGCGGCGTAAACTGTCCCATTCGTGAGGGCAACTGCCTCTATGCTCTTCTGGTACTTCACGTTCTCGCAGAGGGTTCCCTTCCACAGCACTGGATTCTGAGACGCTGAAACGCTTCCGAGCAGAAGAAACGCCAGTAAAGCCACTAAAATCACTGGAACGCTTCTCTTCATGGCCAATCCCCCAAAAGGAGTGGTGAAAAGCTTATATAAACCTTTGCCGTACTCCACTTGGTGGAAGAGATGGAGGAGGAGTTCGACCTAAGGGAGGCACTGGCGACGGGAGAGAGGCTCCAGGAAATCGTGGCAAGGGCTTCCATAGACAAGGAATTCCTCAAGGAAGTTCTTGAGCTTCTCGACGATGACCTCTGGACGGTTCAGAAGAACGCCCTCCGAGTCGTCGTCGAGGTCCTGAGGG includes the following:
- a CDS encoding response regulator, whose translation is MARVLVVDDAAFMRMLLKKILTQGGHQVVGEASNGKEAVQKYQELKPDVVTMDIVMPEMDGITAVREIKKIDPNAKIIMITAVGQESKVMEALKAGASGYIVKPFQAPKVLEEINRVLSS
- a CDS encoding protein-glutamate methylesterase/protein-glutamine glutaminase, producing MPLSSPKKKIRVLVVDDSAFMRKILRDIINSDPELEVCCEARDGIEAINMVKLHKPDVVTLDIEMPRMNGLDALRVIMKQSPTPVIMVSALTQEGAEATIKALEYGAIDFIPKPSSSISLSMKEMKDEIIAKIKEAAKVPRRFLELKRTRLLRAQKSKVKRKGVPARIAVAMAASTGGPQSLLKVFPKFPEHLGAAILLVQHMPPGFTKSFAKRLDSVSKLNVKEAEDGEPIEEDWAYVAPGDYHMEVELRRGKPVITLNKKPKIHGVRPAADPMMITAAEVFGRRTVGVVMTGMGRDGAQGIVAIKKKGGITIAQDKETSIIYGMPKAAAETGMVDYIVPLDKIADTVVMAVNKIKRGGGGGGPFTVP
- a CDS encoding CheR family methyltransferase, with amino-acid sequence MMDYKDPGYLKIKEELFRHLKVSSDAYKDSYLMRRIRARMRKLGITNFMEYYRLIRTNKKELDELLLTVAINVTEFFRDPVVWKTFERKVIPELVKIKREQHSSSLKIWSAACSTGQEPYSIAMTLYEALGENLGGFRVQILATDIDREALAVAMRGEYPVDVVEKQVPRHMIPKYFTRVSDERYRVSPKVKRLVKFQQFNLFSPRYPTGFDVIFIRNVLIYIKREAQEEIFAKLYDSLEDHGFLILGKTETILGNAAKLFKLYDLVARIYRKNLEVKKHGSGFGRR
- a CDS encoding chemotaxis protein CheC, with protein sequence MESENYEEYIKNLDEVAKSALVETFNIGASRAADALSEMTGLTVNITVPEIEITSIKSVPEKVGEDVKVAVYIQLSGGFEGHAFFFLDFEDALRIFDLMMGQEPGTTTEFDDMVASAVMEMGNILISAFANALSEFLGTEINQTPPDIAIDFTPAILDFALADVAQHCDYTMLLKTEMKIEGIEFKEHFTIIPHPASMKKIVDTLLGGFV
- a CDS encoding chemotaxis protein CheC, producing MSGHKNWFSEWYQDIFREASNIAMSHALTALSNMIGEIEMEPPTVSVIPRAKFLHELASKGITNSFVVMFDITEGLSGLTILQFPKESAKALVMTLLGMDPGDEGIDEMGRSAIMEIGNILISVYTDILAKLIEEPVSLSPPKPAESLYDVEKELSRPDLRDVTEVIMFKTRFYQKDTGIESLFYLVPTKDAFDKLVGKLEAQVKDIEPEIPPEETIEPGEEVGESKVEETTESPQEEAQESTTEGSEPTINEQTEG
- a CDS encoding methyl-accepting chemotaxis protein, encoding MGRSVTLASVLSVPVVTLAGSAVSLAVGAIAGIGTALVVGLYLSSSPRREDLLDVLERLIDGEHVPLEGFDSETASRLLRIAEKAKSKREVRIERVGVPKEVRDVLEELKNADEKATSLLESADFGVSLDSNGLLTLIQEERSRVAELGDYIQTLTAGIEEMNTQAQALTDYALETANMAEKGKQISDNVALNVASINEVNQDMEKALSLLVEHSRRIGEIVEVIGNIAEQTNLLALNAAIEAARSGEHGRGFAVVAENIRELADQSKKSTDQIAELIRNMQESIDKVVGSIKKEFTVTEEIKDAVQELIAAFDDIARRANETANMIKELSDSIEGQAQSVQMLMDTLDSVYKVQEDLSAEVDNFTAFISDVQTRLEEIRKGLKELAESVSRSRELLERVGG
- a CDS encoding chemotaxis protein CheW codes for the protein MEDLSQYLDEFLADARDRIDSLSNAILTLEKIVKEGGSEEEKKAMIDQIFRDAHTLKGTAATMGFMKLSEVAHKMENLFDLVRSGKIEPTPELIDVLLEFLDIIEAMVDNIEETGEEGDFDVDELFEKAQKFFDQAGAGGGKKEEEKEGKEEKAPEEGESEEAGAPEAPPAGNRYLVKVYFQKDAPLRGVRAFLILSDLEELGVVVETNPERKVIEDGKADVDVLEFVIETEEDPEKIKTVVSRHPEVEKVEVQTLGGETVASGEGAKVEGGEKKYEVTVYLQKDAPLKGVRSYLVLQDLQKVGLVEKTEPNEIDIQNGELIDGYYFRVILRTNLNKEDIVKIITKHPDVESADVREVGEGAPAQAQPKAEKKEAKKEEKAEKKGKKAIKGPIKTPKVKISKIIKVDVGHLDRLMNLVGELVITKGRLEQIAERLGDRELLETLSTLSRLLTELQDEIMEMRLTPVAEVFNKFPRMVRELARKMGKEVEFIIEGADIEVDRTILDKLGDVLVHLLRNAIDHGIEPPEEREKLGKPRAGRLELIAKRERSHVEIIVRDDGRGIDPEKIKRKAVEKGLITPEQAAEMSDEEAINLIFLPGFSTKDQVTDVSGRGVGMDVVKEVVKSLNGSIAVYSEVGKGTTFVLKLPVSMAIIQALLIKVQDEVYAVPINNILESIEIKRENLKSIGGKEVIVLRGEIIPVIMLHELFGLPMPELEEFPALVVDLGAQKVAIGVDELLHKKDIVIKSLGKMLSHISGFAGATILGDGSVVLIIEINGLLGGGRGGI